A genomic stretch from Hermetia illucens chromosome 7, iHerIll2.2.curated.20191125, whole genome shotgun sequence includes:
- the LOC119660717 gene encoding vesicle transport protein SFT2B: MDKLRRVLSGNDSTTDEESSIITTINEASTLSWSTRIKSFCVCFVIGILLSLLGSFALFLHRGLTVFAVFYTLGNILSIASTCFLMGPFNQLKKMFASTRIIATCVVIVSFVLTLVAAIVLHKAGLALLFIIIQSLAMTWYSLSYIPWARDAVKKTITTCVV, from the exons ATGGATAAATTGCGGCGCGTACTCAGCGGCAATGATAGCACTACAGACGAGGAAAGTAGCATAATAACTACA ATAAATGAAGCGTCAACCCTGAGCTGGTCCACTCGGATCAAATCGTTTTGCGTGTGTTTTGTGATCGGCATCCTGCTTTCCTTGCTAGGATCTTTTGCGCTCTTCCTACATCGTGGACTGACGGTATTTGCAGTGTTCTACACCCTAGGGAACATCCTCTCAATCGCAAG CACATGCTTCCTAATGGGGCCTTTTAATCAGTTGAAGAAAATGTTCGCATCGACTCGCATAATCGCTACCTGCGTTGTTATTGTTTCGTTTGTTTTAACCTTAGTTGCAGccattgtg CTGCACAAAGCCGGGCTAGCGTTACTTTTTATAATAATCCAATCACTAGCAATGACCTGGTATTCGCTATCTTATATTCCATGGGCCCGAGATGCAGTGAAGAAAACAATCACCACCTGCGTCGTCTAA
- the LOC119660716 gene encoding beclin-1-like protein A produces MSMVNKKTKPIPIKNKPTSLTTTKSSSTSSPFSSPPSSSNASPEQTSSSSNVSPATTIQTLVLGPSNANDTLSAVTSSSIVATSTNAYSVTTSKSVGNFPDETSSRANGATCLPSSAPQSARSSGGNGVVFKLEPFNGAPANSNQHYISSDILDDLASRFIINVPDDERNNLIRICFQIELAHWFYLDFFCANDEKKCGMKQFATSLFQHIPFLKVHLATIDKILESWKQYKLTVPTYGAILLSEDLTHVLLVQSYWAKSSWGFPKGKVNENEDPIHCATREVFEETGYDITHLIIQSDYIESIINDQYTRLYLVRNVPFKTQFMPRTRKEIKCCEWFSIDMLPTNKNDANTKQNLGINPNSFFMIMPFIKRLKKWVNDKRTGNGNGDGNGTGTQHHNNKLKFNGQLSNSIYNFNNALMTNKKTDTKLPFKSTPTGQSASVNQNSNGSSHIYQVTMNQNCITNNNKLSGNKRQRHKSMGDIDGMMKSNNTQVLNGFYNNLRFDFNNAGKQYPVSNIFNDLTSANLVFGNNCESNEQQREKHSKQSVRRQKSTGGNFNKVSELSGNSVFIESTSLTTTTISSVGGTSSNGNNNDSKPSSVSTITLKSYHDGFVKESNIDMGVQLQQPKSPKCNNVINGIYYTFSNKNSGNHNLSLKETAANNGEPGSDNNSVHQKQQNKQLRTNNVKKETVIPSTSISATTSTTTPKIIRTRTRKSNLTSMTGASRAALNSSSSPPVTKSSGVLKPSPNFNAWKDFSFTKNCIANVFC; encoded by the exons ATGAGTATGGTGAACAAGAAGACAAAACCAATCCCAATAAAAAACAAACCAACATCGCTGACAACAACAAAGTCTTCATCTACTTCGTCTCCATTCTCATCTCCGCCATCCTCGTCCAATGCGTCACCCGAGCAAACATCATCCTCGTCGAATGTCTCGCCAGCTACAACAATACAAACACTCGTATTAGGTCCAAGCAATGCAAACGATACTCTGTCCGCAGTGACATCCTCGAGTATTGTAGCTACTTCAACGAACGCGTATTCAGTGACTACTTCAAAGTCAGTCGGAAACTTCCCAGATGAAACATCAAGTCGAGCAAATGGTGCTACGTGTCTGCCATCGAGCGCCCCACAATCGGCTCGCAGCTCCGGCGGAAACGGAGTTGTGTTCAAATTGGAACCGTTCAATGGTGCACCAGCTAACTCCAATCAGCACTACATTTCCTCCGATATCTTGGACGATTTGGCGAGTCGCTTCATAATTAACGTGCCGGATGACGAACGCAACAATTTGATACGAATATGTTTTCAAATCGAACTGGCACATTGGTTCTATCTTGACTTTTTCTGCGCAAACGATGAGAAAAAGTGTGGCATGAAGCAGTTTGCCACGTCCTTGTTCCAG CACATTCCCTTCCTTAAAGTTCATCTGGCAACTATTGATAAAATACTGGAAAGTTGGAAACAGTATAAACTGACCGTGCCGACTTATGGAGCGATCCTCCTGTCGGAGGATTTGACTCATGTCCTGCTTGTGCAGTCGTACTGGGCGAAAAGCTCGTGGGGCTTCCCGAAGGGAAAGGTCAACGAGAATGAGGATCCAATTCACTGTGCAACACGCGAA gtttttgaggaGACTGGGTACGATATAACACATCTTATCATTCAGTCTGACTACATTGAATCAATAATCAATGATCAGTACACGCGCCTATACCTTGTACGGAACGTCCCCTTTAAAACACAGTTCATGCCGCGTACACGCAAAGAGATCAAATGTTGCGAATGGTTCTCCATCGACATGCTGCCGACGAACAAAAACGATGCAAACACGAAACAAAATCTTGGCATAAATCCTAATTCTTTCTTCATGATAATGCCCTTTATAAAACGTCTTAAGAAATGGGTGAATGATAAACGGACAGGCAACGGAAATGGCGATGGGAATGGTACAGGAACGCAACATCACAACAATAAGCTTAAATTTAACGGACAGTTATCTAACAGCATTTATAACTTTAATAATGCATTAATGACAAACAAAAAAACAGACACAAAACTTCCTTTCAAATCAACGCCCACCGGACAATCTGCGTCAGTTAATCAGAATTCTAATGGGTCATCCCACATTTATCAGGTGACTATGAATCAAAATTGTATTACCAACAATAACAAATTGTCAGGTAACAAGCGACAGCGACACAAATCAATGGGAGACATTGATGGCATGATGAAATCCAATAATACACAGGTTTTAAACGGTTTCTATAATAATCTACGATTTGACTTCAATAATGCAGGAAAGCAATATCCTGTATCGAACATATTCAACGACCTAACATCAGCGAATTTGGTATTTGGTAACAATTGCGAGTCGAATGAGCAACAGCGCGAGAAACATTCAAAACAAAGTGTTAGACGACAGAAGTCAACAGGCGGTAACTTTAATAAGGTCAGTGAATTGTCGGGTAATTCAGTGTTTATTGAATCCACCTCACTGACAACGACGACAATTTCCTCTGTGGGAGGGACATCCAGTAATGGAAACAACAATGACTCAAAGCCCTCCTCAGTGTCTACAATAACCCTCAAATCCTATCATGATGGTTTCGTGAAGGAGAGTAATATAGATATGGGCGTCCAACTACAACAGCCGAAGTCGCCAAAGTGCAACAATGTCATCAATGGCATCTATTACACATTCAGCAACAAAAACAGCGGAAATCATAACCTGAGTTTAAAAGAAACTGCAGCAAACAATGGGGAACCAGGTAGTGACAACAATTCGGTGCATCAGaagcaacaaaacaaacaacTTCGGACGAACAACGTCAAAAAGGAGACAGTGATCCCATCAACATCAATAtcagcaacaacttcgacgacTACACCAAAGATCATAAGGACACGAACGCGGAAATCAAACTTGACTAGTATGACAGGGGCATCGAGAGCTGCTTTAAATTCATCGTCATCACCGCCAGTCACAAAATCCTCGGGCGTTTTGAAACCAAGTCCCAATTTCAATGCATGGAAGGATTTctcattcacgaaaaattgcATAGCAAATGTTTTCTGCTAA